The genomic stretch CCCGCGAGGGGCGCGACGCGCCTGCCGGCGGCCGCGGAGGGCGGGCGGGCAGCAGGTCGGAGGAATTGGCGGGCAAGACCGTCATGCCGGTCAAAGGCGATGCGGATGGGCGGGCGTTGGATGCGCCGGCCTCCCACACTCGGGTGGGCTTGCCCAAACACAGTATCGGCAGGTCTGCCCGACACTGAAGGGCGGGCTTGCAACACGCCGAAAAATCCGGCGGACCGCCGCTCCCATGGTGGTTTCGTCGTGCCGCGCCGGCCGATCCCCGAAGGACTGCCACCGCCCTCGCGTCGGCCGTGCCACCGGTGTTGCAGCTTGCACGGGGCACGCGTGTGCCGGGCGTGTCGCGGCGCTGGTTCCCGTCTGCTGGCAGCACGGCACCCGGGCATTGCGTAAGCTTCGCATTTCGATGTTTTGCCGGCCTGCGGGCCGCACCGGGCCTTCCATGACTGAATTCAGACGCAGAAGCTTGCTGCTGGCCGCCGTGCTGGCCGTTGCCGCCCTCGGCGGTTGTTCTCGCTCCGGCAGTGGCGACGCCGCCGATGGGCAGCGTTCGGCGGCCGCCGCGCCGGCCGTCAGCCCCGAGGCCGCCTATGGGCTGGCGGCGGGCGGCAGCGGGGTGCAGGTCGGGCAGCTGATGGCGGCCAATACCGTGTATGTGTTCTTCGACCCCCAGTGCCCCCACTGCGCCAGCTTGTGGCAGGCATCGAAGCCCTTGCTGGGCAAGCTCAAGATGGTGTGGGTGCCGGTCGAACTGATGGGGGCCGAATCGGGGAAGTTGGGTGCTGCCATCCTCGCGTCACCCCAGCCGGTCGAGGCCCTGGAGCGTCACGAGTCGTTGGTGAGCCAGCGCGCGCCGCTGACGGCGCCGCCCGCCGACGAAGGTGCGCGCGCCAAGATCGCGGCCAACACCGAGCTGTTCGGGAAGCTCGGCGCCGAGAGTGTGCCGACCTTGTACTTCCGCCATGCCAAGAGCGGGCAGTACGGTTCGCACTCCGGCACCGTGTCGACCGAGCAACTGAAGGCCATGGTCGGTCTTTGAACGCGGGCGGCCGGCCCGCCGCGTGCTTGGCAGCGGTGCGGCCCGTCGGCGTGCGTCGGGCCATGCAAGGAGGACTTCCATGACCCAAAAAATGACCGAGGTCGCAGTGCTCGTCGGCAGCTTGCGCCGTGCGTCGCTGAACCGCAAGCTGGCCCTCGCGTTGCGCGACCTCGCGCCCGAGGGCTTGAAGCTCGACATCGTCGAGATCGGCGACCTGCCGATGTACAACCAGGACCTGGATGAAGCGCCCCCGGAGGCCTGGGTCGCGTTCCGCGAACGCATCGCCCACAGCGACGCGGTGCTGTTCGTCACGCCGGAGTACAACCGGTCGGTGCCAGCCGTCCTCAAGAACGCGATCGACGTCGGCTCGCGCCCCTACGGCCACAGCGTCTGGAACGGCAAGCCGGGCGCGATCGTCTCCGCCTCGCCCGGCGCCATCGGCGGCTTCGGCGCCAACCACCACCTGCGCCAGTCGCTGGTGTTCCTCAACGTGCCCACGCTGCAGCAGCCCGAAGCCTATCTCGGCGGCGCCGACCGACTGTTCGACGAGCAGGGCCGGATTGCCAACCCGGACACCGCGGCTTTCCTCACGGGCTTTCTGCAGGCCTTCGAGCGCTGGGCGAGAACCAACCCGCGGCTGTGATCCTGCCTTCGGCCTGCCGCCTTGTGGCCGTGGGATGCACAGGTATGGGGTTTGCCGCCCATGGTGAAGGGGGTCGGCGGCGACGCCCGCCCTGGGCACAACCGATGGAGACCGCGATGGCGCACGACTTGGTACGCAGCTACGACGATTTTTCAGCCGCCGAGGCGGCGCGCGAGGCCCTGCTGCAGTCGGGCTTCCCGGCTGAAGCGGTGCACCTCACCGTCCGCGACGACGAGGCGGGCCCGGTGGAGGGCAATTTTGTCGCTGGCAACGGCAAGCGCGGGCCGACCGGGTGGATCGACGCCCTCAAGGGCTTCGGGACCGACAAGGACTACACCTACGAGCACAACTTCGCCGACAGTGTGCAACGTGGCGTCTACCTGCTGACGGTCGACGCCGACGACGATCAGCTGCGTTCGCTCGCTGGTGACATCCTCGCGCGTTCGGGAGCGGTCGACGTCAACGAGCGCCTCGGTCGCGCCGCGCGTTGAGACGACGCGACGGCGATCGATGGCCTGAGTTGCCGCGCGCCCGGCCTCAGGCCGACGCGCGGTAGGTGCTGTCGCCGTGCGGGGCGGCCTGGAACTCGGGCAGTTGCTCGGCCCGCTCGGCATGTGCGTGCAGTGCCGGGTGCGCCTCGGCCGGCACGATCCCCGGCAACATACGCTGGGTGAAGGTCCAGGCGACGGCGGTGGTGATGCCGGCCTGGTCGATCCCACCGTCAGCCGCGGCCGACGAGCCCGCGGCGTATTCGGCTTCGAGCGCCGCATAGGCGGCGTGCAACTGGCCGGTGACGCGCGACACCCATGGTGCGTGCGCCTTCTCGGCCGGGCGCAGTTCACGCTCGTAGACGATCTGCACGCTTTTCTCGCAGGCCGCCAGCGCCAGGCCGATGCGGCGCAAGGCAGCGGGGCGTCGGCTCAGGTCGGCCGGCATCAGCGACCGACCCGGCGCAGCCAGGCATTCGGCGTAGTCGAGGATCAGCGTCGAGTCCATCAACACGGTGCCGTCGTCGCAGACCAGTGTCGGCGCCTTGACCACCGGGTTGATCTGCTGGAACTGCTCGAAGGTGCGAAACACCGACAGGCTGCGGTGCTCGAAGGGCACGCCGAGCCGTTGCAGCGAAATGGCGACCCGACGCACATAAGGCGAGTCGAGCATACCGATGAGCAGCATGAGATCTCCTGACGCAACAAGGCCGCCATTGTCGCGCATGGCCGTGACCCACGACGTCGCCGCGCGGCGGCATCAGTGAACACGTGGCGCTAGGCTGCAGCGCTGAAGCCTGAAGGGCTCACGGCGTCGCCTGCAGCGAGCTTTCGCCGCTGCGGGCCCCACCAGCCGGCACACGCAACAGCAGCGCGGCGAGCCCGGCCGCTGCGAGCGCACAGGCGGCGCCGACCGCGAACGCCAGTTGGTACCCCGCATTCAGCGCCACGACCGCGGCAGCACCGGCGCGCGTCAACGCCTCGGTGCGTGCCGAGGCCAGGCTGGCCAGCAAGGCCAGGCCGAGCGCACCGCCCATCATGAAGGACGTGTTGACGACACCCGACGCGATGCCCGACTCGCTCGGGTCCACATCGTTCATGGCCGCGAGCAACACCGGGTTGAAGGCGATGCCGGCCCCGAGCCCGAGCAACAACATGCCGGGCAGCACGTGGACGACAAACTCGCCCGACACCGGCGCGCGGGCGAACAGCAACAACCCGGCGGCCGCCAGCAACAGCCCGCCGACCAACGGTCGACGGATGCCGAAGCGCATCACCAGCCGCGCTGAGCCACCCAGCGAACAGGCGGCCATGATCAGATTGGCCGGCAAGAAGGCGAGGCCCACCTGCAGGGGGCGCAAGCCGAGCACCCGCTGCAGGTACAGCGCCGCGATGAAGAACCACGCGAACATCGCGGCGGCCCACAGCACCCCGACCGCGTTCGCGGTCGCGACATTGCGCAGGCGGAACAGGCCCAAGGGCATCAGCGGCGTGACGACGCGTGCCTCGATGCCGAGGAACAGCACCGCCAGCAGCGCCGCCGCGCCCAGCATGCCGAGGGTCGTGAGCGAGGCCCAGCCCGCCTGGTTGCCGTTCACGACGGCATAGACGGCCAGCATCAGCGAGCCGGTGACGGTGAGGGCGCCCGCGAGGTCGAGCCGGCCCGCCGGGCGCGACATGTCGTTGCCCGGCAGCAAGGCCCAGCACAGCGCAAACACCAGCGCACCGATCGGCAGGTTGACCAGAAACACCCAGTGCCAGCCCAGCACCCCGGTCAGCAGGCCGCCGAGCAGCACACCGATGCTGCCGCCGCCGGCACAGACGAAACCGTAGACGCCCATGGCCTTGGCACGCTCCGCCGGCTCGGTGAACAGCTCCATGATCAGCGAGAGCGAGATCGCCGAGACGACCGCGCCGCCCACACCTTGCGCGGCGCGCGCCGCCACCAGCATCTGCTGCGTATCGGCCAGCCCGCAGGCCAGCGACGCCAGCGTGAACACCGACAGGCCGAGCAGGAACACGCGCCGGTGGCCGTACAGGTCGCCCAGCCGTCCGCCAAGCAGCAAACAACCGCTGAAGGTCAGCAGATAGGCGTTCACGACCCAGACCAGCCCGGTCTCGGTGAAGTGCAAGTCGGCGCCGATGGACGGCAGTGCGACATTCACGATGGTCGTGTCGAGGACGATCATCAAGACGCCGAGACACAACACGGCGAGCGCCCACCAGCGCTTGCGGCCGTCGATTCGGCGGGGGTCTGCGGAAGAGGCGTGCATGGCGACGGGCAAGGTGCTTCAGGGTTGCGTGAGGACCATCCACGATACCCCGAAGCGGTCGGCCACCATGCCGAAACGCGACGCGAAGAATGTCGGCCCGAGCGGCATCTGCACCTGCCCGCCGTCGGCCAGGGCCCCGAACAGCCGCTCGGCCTCCTCCGCGTCCGAGGCCTGGATCGACAGCGAAAAGCCCTGGAAGTTGGGTTGCCCGACACACTGACCGTCCGACGCCATCAGCTCGGTGCTGCCGATGCGCATCGACATGTGCATGACCTTGTCGGGAGGCGCGGTCATTGCGCCGCAGCCCTCTGCCGACGGTGGTGTGTCGCCTTTGGGCGGCGGCGCGTCCTTGAAGCGCAGCAGCGAGGTGATCTCGGCACCGAGCGCGCTGCGATAGAACTCGGCCGCCTCTTCGCAGCGGCCGTCGAAAAACAGATAGGGCTGGACTTGTTGCATGGCGTCTCCTGGGGATTGCAAAGGGGCGGGGCGCGGCCTGCGTCGACGACGAGCGCCGCGGCGGACGGTGGCACGCAAGGCCCATGTACTGTGCGAACGGTCAACTTGTGTACACCGTCCACAAACCATAGCAGACGATCTGGGACCTGTCCACGCCGTTCGGCGAGATGTCGGTTCAGCGAGATTCGTGAGGAGTGTGACGGAGGGGCTGGTGGGCCGAGGGGCCGGGGGTCAGGGCGGCCAGGAACGCCGAGCCGGGGGCTGTCAGGCGAGCCGGCGCCGGTGCTGCCGGTTGCACCGAATCGCCTGGACCGCCGGTGTCGCCGCCAGCTCACGCAGCTGCTGCGGCGTCACCTCGACCACGAACGACCCGCTCAGGTTGTTGCGTCGGGCCTGGTCGGCCAGCCCGAGGCGCTTCAACACCGCTTGCAGCTCGCGCATCGGCCCGGCCAGCGTGGTGCGCACTGCCGGCGTGCGGCGCCGTGACGGCGGCGGCAGCCAGTCGGTGGCGGCGGTGCTGTTCGCACGCGGCGGTGGCGACGGCGGCACCGGCGGGCGTTTGGCTTCGACGATCACCGATGCGCGCGCCACGGTCGTGCCGGGGGCGGCAGCGAACTCGACCAAGGCGGGGTCGCGCAACGGGGTGTCGGGGGAAGGGCGCATGTGGCAAGGGTACCGGGAGCGGGGGCGCCGTTCAAGGCGGCGGCAGGTAGCCGCGGTCGACCGCGTGACCGTAGGCGGACAGCACCGCCAGCTGCCCATGGCCGTAGCGGTGGTCCTGGCCGTTCTCGCCGCGGTCGACCACGCTGCCGATCAGCAACTGCATCAGCGTGTCGCTGCGGTCGCTGCCGGCCAGCGCGTGGAGGTCCGCGCCGGCCTTTTTGGTCGCCGTGGTGCGGCTGAGCAGCAGCGCCATCGCGCCGGCGACGTGAGGCGTCGCCATCGACGTGCCGTTGAGGTGCTCCCACTTCGCCTTGCCGATGCAGGAATAGACCTGCACGCCCGGCGCCGCAAGATCGGGCTTGGCGTACACCAGCGGCAGGTACTTCGGGTCGATCGCGTCCGAGCTTTCCACCACCTGGGTGCGCCCCGCGCTGAAGGCCGCGACGCGGTGCCGCACATCCATCGCGCCGACCGCCAGCGCGAAGTAGTCGTTGCCCGGCGAGCCGCTGGTCTGTGCGCCGTCGTTGCCGATCGCCGCGACCACCGGCACACCGGCCGCGCGCGCGGCGACGATGGCCGCCGTGTAGGTGTCGAACACGCCCGGGTCGAAGGACAGGCCGCCGAGCGACATGTTGATCACGTCGGCGCCGTTGGCGACCGCCCATTCCATGCCCTTCAGAATCTGCTCGTCGGTGCCGCCCGAGCGGCCGAGCACCTTGGCCACCAGCAAACGCGTCTCGGGTGCGACGCCGATCCAGCGGCCGCTGGCGCGCCCACCGGCGATGGTGCCGCAGACGTGCGTGCCGTGGCCGTCGGCGTCCCAGGCGTGCTCCACGCCTTCGCGCACCAGGCCGCTCTTGCTGTCGAACTCGGCGAACTTCGCCACCTTGCCGCGCAGGTCGGGGTGGCTGGCTTCGACGCCGGTGTCGAGCACCGCCACCTTGGTGCCTTGGCCGCGGGCGTTGAAGGCACCCCAGCAGGCCAGCGCGCCGCAGGCCTCCAAACCCCAGGCGTGGGTGACGACCCGCTCCACCTCGGGTGGCAAGGTCTTGGCCCTGAGCCGGGGCGGCAACGGGATATGGCGGTTGGCAAACACCGCGAGCGCCTCGGGCAGCTGCTGGGGCAGTTGCGCCAGATCGTCGCGGTCGATCTCGAGCGCGGCGGCACCCGCCAGTGGCAACGGCCGGGGGCGGCCGGCACTGTCGGAACGCCTGGCCAGCCGGGAGCCGGTCAGGAAGGCCGCGGCCTGCAACGGCTCGATCGCCGCGCTGCCGGCGCGCCGCAGTTCGTCGACGCTGGCGGCGTACTGCGCGGCGGTACGCGCACGGCGCCGCTGCTCGCGTTCCTTGACATGCGGCGGCAGCAGATCGGTGGCGCTGGTGAGGGCGCGCCGCTGCAGCGCCTCTTCGGCTGCTCTGGCCAGCGTTTCCCGCAGCCCCTGCGGTCGTCCCTGCACGATCACGCTGAGCGTGCGCTGGCGATGTTCGTCGAGCAAGCGCTCGACCTGTTGCTTGAGCTTCAAATAAGCCTCCCGGTCTTGCTTCTTGTTGTTGGTCTGCCGAGGTCACCCGGCGTGCCCGCTCGTCAGGCGCTGCGGCCCGACCTCAGGGATTCGGGGTGTCGACCTCACCGAGCGTGAAGTGCCGCAGCCCCAGGTGGTCGAGGGTCACGACGATCGAGGGCGCTGCGGCAGGGCGCCCCGGCGGCGGGCGCAAGCCTTCGAGCTGGGCCCTCAGCTCGCCGACCACCGGGCCGCAGCAACCGGTCTTGCCGAACAGCTCGAAGGTCGCATGGCTGGCCGACAGCTCGGGCAGCCGCACCACCAGCTCCTCCCCCAGCACCTCGGCGGTCAGCTTGAGCGAGTTCTTGCCGCGCGCATGGCCCGCCAGGACCAGGTGGCAGCGCTCGGTGCCGAGCGCGCCGTCGCCCAACTGCAGCTCGCCGCCCAGACGGGTCCGGTCCAGCGTCGCCTCCACGTGCGGACCGGCGGCCTTGCCGAGCGGGGCGCCGCCACCGCGCGCCAGCAAACCCGACACGAAAGCCTGCAGATCCAGGCGCCCGCGGTGCGCCACGCGCGAGATCGGCCAGCCGCCGCGCTCTTCGAACGTGGCCCCGGGGATCTGCGCCGAGGTGAACACCGCCAGAAAGCGGCGCCCGAGGTTGGGGGCGTCGACATAGAGCCCGCCGCGGCTCAGGCCCATCACCGAGTTCGGCCCGAAATGCTCGACAACCACAGCATCGAAGTCGAGCTGGCCGCGCGCGATCGGCATCTTCACGTCGGCGTCGACGATCCAGGCGGCATCGGTGACGAAGGCCCGCAGCACACCTTCGAGTCCGGCCAGTGCGTCCAGCCGCCAAGGGCCGGTGGCGCTGCCGGGCGACACGCTGACGCCTGCCGGCAGACCTTCGGGCAGGCTCACGCGTATGCCCTGCAACTGCACCTCCTCGACGCTCAGCCTCCGCAACTCGAGGCCGCCGGCCGACACCGGGCCGGTCAGCGTCGCCGCCACGTCCTTGAGGGTGGCCTGCGCGATGTCGATCTGTGCGGCACCTTGCGCCAGCCGCAAATGCCGCATCGACAACTGGCCCAGTTGCACGCGCAGCCCGCCGTCGGCACCTGTCTGCACGGCCACGCCGGACAGCTCGACGCGGTTCGCTTCTTGGGGATGGGCGGTGCCGATGCGGATACCCCCCAGCGGTCCTTGGGTCACGGTGATGCTCACGCCCGCTACTTTGCCAGGTTCGCTGCTGGCCATCGGCAACGGTGCGTAGCCGGCCGGCCTGCGCCCCGCGTGCCGCTTGGGTTCGGCCGGCTCGCTGGCCGCGGCCCAGCCGCCGTTTCCTGTGAGAGTCGCCTGCGAAAAATCCGAGGATTGCTGTAACTACCCACAACGCCTTGTAACTCTGTTTGGGCGTGCTGGGCTTTCGAACCTTGCCGTCGTGAGAATGCGGCAGCGCGAGACCCGGTCGGGGCCGGGCAGCGGGGGCTGTACAAGTCCATACACACAGGGAGGGACGATGCTCACATCGCCGGATGGGGAGTGGCTGCTGGGCTGGCGCCGACAGGCCCGCAGGTGGACGGGGCGGGTCGCGCTGGCGGCGGCGGGGGTGGCGTGGACCGCGTCGGCCCAGGGCGCGGGTGAGGTGCGGGGTGAGGTGCGTGTGGCGCACATCTACAGCCAGACCGGGCCGCTCGAGGCCTACGGCCGACAGACCGCGATCGGCTTCAGGCTGGGGCTGGAATACGCCACCGGCGGCACGATGACGGTCGCGAGCAAGCGTCTGGCGGTGGTGGAGCACGACGACAAGGGCCAACCGGAGCTGGGCCGGGCCTTGCTCGCGGCGGCCTACAGCACCGGCAAGGCCGACCTCGCGGTCGGCCCCACCTCGTCGGCGGTGGCGCTGGCGATGCTGCCGGTGGCCGCCGAACACCGCAAGATCCTCATCGTCGAGCCGGCGGCAGCCGATGCCATCACCGGCGAGCGGTGGAACCGCTACGTCTTCCGCACCGGCCGCAACAGCTCGCAAGACGCCATCGCCAATGCGATCGCGCTCGACCGGCCTGGCCTCAAACTGGCCACGCTGGCGCAGGACTCGCCGTTCGGCCGCGACGGCGTGCGTGCCTTCCGCGCCGCCATCCGGCGCGGCCAAGTGGTGCACGAGGAATACCTGCCGGCAAACACCGAGGACTTCACGTCGGCCGCGCAGCGTTTGGCCGAGCGCCTTCAGGATCAGCCGGGCCGCAAGGTGGTATGGGTGCTCTGGGCCGGCACCGGCAACCCCTACTCGATGGCCGACGCCGACCTGCGGCAGCGCGGCATCGAACTCTCGACCGGCGGCAACACCTTCGAGGGCATGCGGCAGTTCAACCGGCTGCCGGGCATGCAGGGCGCCACCCATTACTACTACGCCTTCTCACGCTCGCGGCCCAATCTGTGGCTCGTCAACCAGCACTTCCTGCGCTACCAACAGCCGCCCGACCTGTTCACGGCCGGCGGGTTTGCTGCGGCGATGGCGGTGGTGAGCGCCTTGCAGCGCACCGGCGGCGGCACCGAGGCGCAACAACTGATCCGCGTCATGGAGGGCATGAGCTTCGACACACCCAAAGGCACGATGACCTTGCGCCGCGAAGACCACCAGGCCCTGCAGTCGATGTACCACTTCCGGGTCGCGGCAGGCGCGAGCGCAGGGCAGGTGCCCGATTTGCGCCTGGTGCGCGAGATCCCGGCCGAGGACATCGCGGTGCCGGTGCGCAACCGGCGCTGAGCGCACCGCCTGAGGTGGTTGCCCCCAGCGCCTTCACATGTTGTCCACAGTGTTGTGCACTTGTGGCGGGCCGCTGCGGCGTGGCGGCCCCGCCTGGGCGGCGGGGGATGGAGCGGTCGGCCGGGGTCAGGTGCCCGCCGCGCCATGCGAACGTCGTGCGCTACCCGTCGCATTGGCGCCGCCCGTGTCGTGTCCGGCCGGCGTGCCCGACGGCAGGTCCGGATGGTCGCCACTGCCCCGCAGCGGCCCGTCGGCGTCGGAGCGGACCTCGGGCGACACCCACCCGCCCTCGGGGGCCGGGGTGCTCGAGCCTTGCCGGGCCAGGCGCGGCTCCGGCACGGGGTGGGGCGAGGTGTTGGTGTTGCGCTCGGGCGCGGCCCGCCATGCCTCACGCTTCAGCTCGGCATCGTCGGCGGCGGGCCGGTCGGTTGTCTGCCGGGGGGACTCAGGGGCTTGGGTCATGTGCGTCTCCTGGGCGTCCCGAACAGCGGGCCACCGCTCAGTTGAGGCAGCAAGGCCGATGCCCGGCGGACGTCGGGCGCCCCTCGTGCCGTCGGCGCCGTCACCACTGGTAGGCGACGCCCAGCAGAGCCGACGGTTGGACCTTGTCTTGCACGATGGGGCTGTTCGCCGCGTCGCCGGCGAGACGGCTGACGCCCAAGCGCCCGAGCAGCACCACCTCGGGCGTCACGCGGTAGCGCGCGCCCAGCGTCGCCGAATAATCCCTGACGCCAGACCCGGCGGAATAGACCGCGTAGCCACTGCGGGCCGATTGTTCGGCGGAGACGCCGAACAGGCTTTGCATGTAGCGGTCATCGGCCCAGGTGAACCCGCCGCTGACCTCCGGCACCAGACGGCCGATCGCCGGCAAGGTGTAGCTCAGCTGGACGTCGGCGAGGCGGCCCCCATGGCCGTCGCTGCGCGACACGCCGCGCCAGACGCCGGTCAATCGCCAGCCCTCCAGCCGATAGATGGCGAACAGGCCGTAGGCGGTCGCCGAGTCGATCTCTCCCATACCGCGCAGCGTTTCGCTGCCGGGCGTCGAGCCGCTCGCGTCGCGTTCGCGGCGTCCGGGCTCGCGCCCCATCCCCACGCCCAACGACCACTGCGCGCTTTCGTGGAAGGTGTAGGTCACGAAGGGGCCACGCGGGCCGGGGATGTCGCCCAGGCCGAAGCGCCCGATCGACGTCTTCACGGTGGCGTGCAGCAAGGGTATGGCCGAGGTGGAATGGTCCTCGCTGCCCTGGTAGTCCGGCGTCCAGGTCGCGCCCACGCCCAGCATCACGCTCCAGTTCTTCTGGGTGGCAGGGCTGGTAGCAGGGCTCGGGCGGACCATGGTCTGGGCCGCGCTGGCGAGCGGCAGCAGCACGGCCCCGAGCCAAACGGCGATGGCGGGCGCGCTGAGGCGGGCGAGCGACATGTTCGGTTTCCTTGGGTGACGATGGCATGGAGCGCGGCGCAAAGCGGCACCGCGGCGATGAGGGCGCAGTGTGCGGGTGGCCGTTTAAAGCCCGATTAGGGCCAGCGGGCGGGGCAGGCGCGGTGATGAAGAGGCGAAGGAGGCGCCGGCATCCAGCGTCGCGGTCGTGACGCCGGCGTGGGCGTCACGATCGGCAGGCAGGTTGATCAGCGCCGGGCCGGCGGGCATCGGCACCGCGCCAGCCGCACGCTCACCCCGGTGTCGGCGGTGCCTCCGGCACGCTGTTGCCGGACACGCCGGCTGGCGACGCGCCGGTGCCCTGGCGAGCCCCGAACACCATCTCCGAGAACCAGTTGACCAGCAAGGACGTGTAGGCGCGCTGTGCCACCGTCTCGGACAAACCGTGGTCGGCGCCCTCGATCACCCGGTAGGTGAGCGAGCGGGCATGGATGCTGGCTTCGCGGTAGCTGGCGATGACTGGGTGGGGCACCACGGTGTCGAGTTCGGACTCGACCAGCAGCACGTCACCACGAAAGGCCGCACACGCGCGCAAGGCGCGGTTGTCGGCCGCCTCCACGAAGCTGCGGCGATAGGCGTCGAGGTCCTGGTCCTTGTGCAACTGCAGCTTGGGCACTTCCCAGCCGGTGTCGATGTAGAGCGCCGGCACCCGCAGCGCCAGCCACTTGACCGGGCGCTGGGTGGTCAGGATGGCCGACAGGTAGCCGCCATAGCTGCTGCCGATCACCGCGATCGCCGACGGGTCGACGCCGGGGCGACGGGCCAGCACGTCATAGGCGGCCAGCACGTCGCGCAGGTTGTTCTCGCGCGAGACGGTCTCGCGTTGCGGCTGCGTGCCGGCGTGGCCGCGCAGGTCGAAGGTCAGGCAGATGCAGCCGAGTGCCGCGATCTCGCGCGCCCGGGCCAGGTACTGCTCCTGGCTGCCGCCCCAGCCATGCACGAACAGCACGCCGGGCACCCGGGTGGCGGGGGAGACGAGGGTGCCGGCAATGTGTTCGCCGTCGACCTCGATGTCGAGAGTGTCGTCATGGGTGGGCATAGGGCTCCAACTGCGAGTACTTGGTCAGCGGTCCGACATGCGCGTCGGCGCCGCTGAAATAGACGCAGGCGTCCGGGGGCACGACCGGGTCGACGCCGTAACGCTCGGTGGTCGAGGCGCGCACCACGTCGAGCCCGGGGTCGGCCTGAAACGCACGCAAGGCGGCGATCTCGGCGCCACTCGCGCCGCCGATGCGCCAGGATTGTTCGAGCACCCCCGAGCACCACTGTCCGCGGTCGTCGCGCCCTTGCGCGATGTCGTAGTTGCTGCGCGATGCATACAGGCCCGGAAACGCCGCCAGTGCTGCAGCATGATACCGACGCGCCTGTGCCACTGCGGTCTGCACGGGGTCGGGCAGGCTCAGCTGCAGCAGCGTGTCGAAGTCGCCGCGCACGACGGTCAGGTCGGAGCCGCCATAGACGTCCTCGCCGCTCTGGTTGGGGGTCGAGCGCTGGGTGCCGTAGTAGGTCGCGAGGAGCGGGCCCACGCGCACCTGACCGACGCTGTAGGTGACCACCTGGCTGAGGTTGCGTTCCAGCACCACGCCATGCTGCTGCAGGTCCGCCGGGTCGAGTGCGGCGATCTGCGACGCCAGCTGCGCGCCATCGGCCACCACCGCCTGCCCGATGCCACCGATCCCGCTCGCCTTCTTGACCCGCACCGTGCCGTCCTGCAGCAGGCGCTCGCCGGCGCGGCGCGCATCTTCCGCCGAGAAGGCCGAGTAGCCCGCCAGCACGGCATCGTGCGCCTGGCGGGCGAAGGCCGGCGACCAGCCCGCCGGGGCCGTGGCTTGGGCGTCGGCGAGTGCATGGGTGATGGTCTTCGCGGCGACGAAGGGGAAGGGCACCGCACCGCCGAACAGGTCGTGCTCGTCGTGGATGCCGAGCCGCTCGGCGAACTCGAGACTGGGCAGCGTGTCGCTGGGCACGAAGTACAGCCGGCGCCCGGCGTGGCGCGATGCCTCGAATTCGCCCCCGAAGTCGCACCCCAACAGCGCCGCGAGCGCTTCGGCGAGGGCGAGGTGGGTCGCGCATTCGTGCGCGCGTGGCTCACGATAGGCATTGCAGCGATAGAAGACGACGGTGGCGCGCGCCTCCGCATGGCCGTCCGCGGACGCCTGCCGCGACGGTTTCAGACCCTGCCCCGAATTCATGCCATACCACTCCGACGACGGCCCATCTGCACCGCGGCCCCCGAGGGCCGCGCTCTGCCCGACCGCGGACCCTCGTCGCGGGCCGGGCAGTCTGGTTGCAACAGGCTCCG from Caldimonas brevitalea encodes the following:
- a CDS encoding MipA/OmpV family protein translates to MSLARLSAPAIAVWLGAVLLPLASAAQTMVRPSPATSPATQKNWSVMLGVGATWTPDYQGSEDHSTSAIPLLHATVKTSIGRFGLGDIPGPRGPFVTYTFHESAQWSLGVGMGREPGRRERDASGSTPGSETLRGMGEIDSATAYGLFAIYRLEGWRLTGVWRGVSRSDGHGGRLADVQLSYTLPAIGRLVPEVSGGFTWADDRYMQSLFGVSAEQSARSGYAVYSAGSGVRDYSATLGARYRVTPEVVLLGRLGVSRLAGDAANSPIVQDKVQPSALLGVAYQW
- a CDS encoding alpha/beta hydrolase family protein, whose translation is MPTHDDTLDIEVDGEHIAGTLVSPATRVPGVLFVHGWGGSQEQYLARAREIAALGCICLTFDLRGHAGTQPQRETVSRENNLRDVLAAYDVLARRPGVDPSAIAVIGSSYGGYLSAILTTQRPVKWLALRVPALYIDTGWEVPKLQLHKDQDLDAYRRSFVEAADNRALRACAAFRGDVLLVESELDTVVPHPVIASYREASIHARSLTYRVIEGADHGLSETVAQRAYTSLLVNWFSEMVFGARQGTGASPAGVSGNSVPEAPPTPG
- a CDS encoding DUF3182 family protein, translating into MNSGQGLKPSRQASADGHAEARATVVFYRCNAYREPRAHECATHLALAEALAALLGCDFGGEFEASRHAGRRLYFVPSDTLPSLEFAERLGIHDEHDLFGGAVPFPFVAAKTITHALADAQATAPAGWSPAFARQAHDAVLAGYSAFSAEDARRAGERLLQDGTVRVKKASGIGGIGQAVVADGAQLASQIAALDPADLQQHGVVLERNLSQVVTYSVGQVRVGPLLATYYGTQRSTPNQSGEDVYGGSDLTVVRGDFDTLLQLSLPDPVQTAVAQARRYHAAALAAFPGLYASRSNYDIAQGRDDRGQWCSGVLEQSWRIGGASGAEIAALRAFQADPGLDVVRASTTERYGVDPVVPPDACVYFSGADAHVGPLTKYSQLEPYAHP